The Mycolicibacterium mucogenicum DSM 44124 genomic sequence ACCTACCACGAGTACCGCACGGCCGGCATCGACGCGTCGCCGATGTCCGCAGACCGCTGGGGATTCGTCGCGCGAAACTACCGTGCGGACGTCAGCGCCACGCTGCCGCACCTCACGGTCCCGGTGCTGCTGGAGCTCGGCGAGGGCGACCGGAACGTCGACGTGGCTGAGACCGAGCGCGTCTACCGAGAACTGGTGCGTCGCGATCTGCTGACGGTCCAGACGTACCCGCACGCCTCGCACAGCCTCGCCAAGGAGGACCTGGAGAACAATCCCAACAGCGTAAAAGCTTATGTGATGGGAACTTTCGCGCCCCGGCAGATCTATGCGCCCAGCTACCTCGACAATCTCCGGCGCTACGTCCAGGAACTGCCGGCCGCCAAGGAGGCCCGATGAGGATTCTCGCGTTGGGTGGCCCCGGGGCCATGGGTGCGGTAGCGGTCCGGCTCGCCGCGCGGCTGCCCGGGATCGACGAGATCGTCGTCGCGGACCGGGACGGCACCGCCGCGCACCGCCTGTGCGGACAACTCGCCGAGGCGCCGGTGCGGGTACGTGCGGCCCAGGTCGACGTCACGGACGAGGCGGCACTGCGTCAACTCCTCGACCCGGCCGACCTCGTCGTCAACACCGTCGGGCCGTACTACCGCTTCGGAGTTCCGGTGCTGCGTGCCGCCATCGCGACGGGGACGCACTACGTCGACATCTGCGACGACTGGGAACCGACGGTACAGATGCTCGAGCTCGACGAAACCGCCCGGGCCGCAGGCATTTGCGCGGTCATCGGGATGGGCGCCAGCCCGGGCGTGAGCAACCTGCTCGCCGCCACCGCGGCCGCCGAACTCGACACGGTGCGCGACGCCTACACCGCCTGGCCGGTCGACGTGCCCGGGGCAGGCGGCGACGGCGGCGAGGTGCTGCTGGGCCCGGACGGCCGGCCCTCGGCGGCGGCCGTGCACTGGATGCTGCAGAGCAGCGGCAAGATCTGCACCGTCCGGGGCGGACAGCTGACGTTCGAGCGTCCGCTGCGCCCGGTCGGGCTGACGCTGCCAGGCGGCCGCCGCGGCACGGCGTACACGGTTGGTCACCCCGAGCCCATCACGTTGCGCCGTACGCTCGGACTCACCGGCGAGGCCGTCAACCTCATGGTGATGCGGCCGCAGACGCTGGCCTATCTCGACGTGCTGCGCCGCGACACCGACCGGCGCCGACTGACACACGAGACGGCGGCCCTGCAGTTCGCGAAGCCGAACCTGTTGCGCTACTTACGATCTCTCCCACTGTCGGTCCGCAGCAAGGGGCCGGGCACGCTGCCGCCGTTCTTCGCCGCGGTGTCCGGCACGCGCGCCGGACGCGACTGCATGGTGCTGACCCACCTCGACCTGACCGGTACCGCGGCGGGACTGTTCGGGGACATGGCCCGGGCCACCGGCATCCCGCTGGCGTTGGGGCTGGCGCAGATCGTCGACGGCACCGCGCGGCGTCCGGGAGTGCACCCGCCCGACGCCGTCATCGACGCGCCGCGATTCTTCGCCGACCTGGCCCGCCAACTCGATCGGCCCGCCGGCCGGCCGCTCGTCATCGTCGAACAGGACGAGCGTGCCTAGACTTGGGAGCCCCGTCCGTCGTATCGCGGGCACAAGGAGCTGACCGTTGGACGCACCCATCGAAGTGCCGACCCGTACCCTCGTCGAGAGCATGTTGCGGGACGACGCGACCATCGACGCCGGTGCGCTGTACGACGTCGCGGGCGAACTCGGGATGACGGACCAGCAGGTGCGGTTGTGCATCAAGCGACTGGTCGCCGACGGGCAGTTCGTCCAGGACGGGCGCGGCCGGAAAGCGGTGCTGCGGGCGACCGACGAGCTGCGCAGCAGCATCACCCCGGACCTCGACTATCTGCGGCTCATGTACGCCCAGGACCGGGGCGACGCGCCGTGGGACGGCCGCTGGCACGTCGTGGCGTTCGCGGTCCCGGAGTCGGTGCGGTCGGCGCGTGACGCGATGCGTGACGCGATCGTGCGCCTCGGTGGCGCCGCGATTCAAGGTGGTCTGTACGTCTCCCCGAACGACTGGGAGCGTGAGATCGCCGCCACGGCCGAACAATTGGCGATCACCGACCACGTCACCACGCTGACGACCACCGACTTGGCTGTCGGTGGCCGCGCCGAGCCGCGCGCCGTCGCCGACCACCTCTGGCCGCTGCACGACATCGCCGAACGTCACCGGCGCCTGCTCGCCGTCGCCGAACGCGCACTGTCCGCCTTGCCGGACGCCACCCCGACCGCGCAGCTCACCACGGCCATCGAACTGGCCGCCGAATTCACCCGCGCGCTCGAGGCCGACCCGCTGCTGCCACCAGAGTTGTTGCCGCAGCCGTGGATCGGCGTCGCCGCCCGCGCGAAGGTCGCGGAATGCTGGGCGGAGTTACTCAAAAGCGAAGCCCCGCAACGCATCAGGCTGTTTCAGTGGTATTCGGAGGTGGTGGCCGAAGTCGCGGCGCGCAGCAGTTCCGCCGCCTCGGTCTGATAGGCGTGCTCGGCCCACTGCAACGGCGTCGACTCGAACCGTCCGTCGGTCAGGGACGGGTCCGCACCCGCCGCGAGCAGCCGCCGGATCAGCGGCAGGTCGCCCTCCCACGCGGCCTGGTGCAGTGGCGTCGCGCCCTCATCGTCACGGGCGTTGGGATCATCGGGAAAGGTCTGCGTGACGAGTTCGACGCCGGACACGTCGATGCCGTGCCGGGCGAGCAGGTCGAGGCGGTCGCGGAACCCGTGCTCGGCGGCCCAGTGAATTTGCCGCTGCCACAGTTGTTCTCGGGTCTCCATCGCCTCGCCGAGCCGGCGTTCCCAGGGGCTGGGTCCGGCGTCGGCGAGACCGTGGGCGAACAGCAGCTCCAGGTGCGAATCGTCCGGGCGGAACATGCGGTTGTAGAGCGTCTGCTGATCAACCGGATGGGCCCCGCGGCGCAGGAGCAGCGTCGCGAGTTCGGTGGCATACGGATGCCGGGGCTGCCGCCGCGGCCCTTGCTCGCCTTCCCCGAACACGCCGGTCAACAGTGTGAACGGCGTCGACATGCCGCACCACAGGTAACCGTCGTTCGGGTCGGCGCCGGCGTCGAGCAGGAGCGTCGCGGCCGTCAGGACGTCATTTGCACTGCGGCCCAGGGGAACCCGCGAGTAGCAGAGATACATCATGGGCACCCAGTCGAACGGTCCACCGCCGGTGTTGGCGAGGGCGGGGCGCGTGGAGAGATGTTCGGCCAGAGCGACAGGGTCACTGGCGGCGGCCGCGGCCCAGATGCTGCGGTCGACCAGCTCTGGATCGCCGGCCAGCAGCTCGGCAGCGGCCTGCCATCGCGGCGGGGCGTCGGATTCGTCGTACCGCAACGAGGCCCATGCGCAGAACCGGTCGGCCGGGTCGAGGGCGTCCTCGTCGACCGCGCCCGGGTCGACGCTCAGATCAGCGGCCAGCCGCAGGTAGTGCACGAGCGCCGGCCAGCCGGTGAAGCCATAGCGACGGGCGACGGCGAACTGCGCGGCGTGCAGTGCGATGCCGTCCGCCCGCTGCAGTTGGCGGGCTTCGACGCGCAGTTTGTCCAGGGACGGATTGGTGGGCAGTGTGCTGGCCATGACGGCCTCCTCTCATGCGCCCGCGTCCGCGAATCGGGCCGAGAAGAGGTCGGTCACAAGGTAAAGCAATCAGCAGGGAGGCTGAGCCCCTTCGAGCGGACGTCGGGCGGTCCTGCGCGCCCGACCTCACGCTATCACCGAGCCCGCCCACCGGGTGTTTTGTGCACGATTTTCCGCGCCTACCGCGGAAAATCGTGCACAAATCCCGGCTAGGTGCAGACGGCGCCGACGGCGGCGGACTGGACCAGCTTGGTGTACTTGGCCAGCACGCCGGTCTTGTAGCGCGGCGGCAGCGGCTCGAAACCTTCACGGCGCGAAGCCAATTCGGCCTCGTCGACCAATAGGTCGAGCTTGCCGTTGGCGACGTCGAGGCGGATGCGGTCACCGTCGCGCACGAACGCGATGGGGCCGCCGTCGACGGCCTCCGGCGCGATGTGCCCGACGCACAGGCCCGTCGTCCCGCCCGAGAAGCGGCCGTCGGTCATCAGCAGTACGTCCTTGCCCAGGCCGGCGCCCTTGATGGCGCCGGTGATGGCGAGCATCTCGCGCATGCCCGGGCCGCCCTTGGGGCCCTCATAGCGGATGACGACGACGTCGCCGTGCGTGATGGTGCCGTCCTCCAGTGCGTCGAGGGCGGCTCGCTCGCGCTCGAAAACCCTTGCGGTGCCTTCGAACACGTCGGAGTCGAAGCCGGCCGACTTCACGACGGCGCCCTCGGGGGCGAGCGAGCCGTGCAGGATGGTGATGCCGCCCGTCGGGTGGATCGGGTTGTTCATGGCGCGCAGCACCTTGCCATCCGGGTCGGGCGGCGCGATGTGGGCGAGGTTCTCGGCCATGGTCTTGCCGGTGACGGTGAGGCAATCACCGTGCAGCAGACCGGCATCCAGCAGCGCGCGCATGACGACGGGCACGCCGCCGATCTCGTCGACGTCCTTCATCACGTGGCGGCCGAAGGGCTTCACGTCGGCCAGGTGCGGCACCTTGTTGCCGATGCGGGTGAAGTCGGCGAGCGTCAGCTCGACCTCGGCCTCGCGGGCGATGGCCAGCAGGTGCAGCACCGCGTTGGTGGAGCCACCGAAGGCCATGACGACGGCGATGGCGTTCTCGAACGCCTCCTTGGTCAGGATGTCGCGGGCGGTGATGCCGCGGCGCAGCATCTCGACGACGGCCTCGCCGGACTTGCGGGCGAACTCGTCGCGGCGCTTGTCGATGGCGACGGGAGAAGCGCTGCCCGGCAACGACATACCGAGGGCCTCGGCCGCCGACGCCATGGTGTTGGCGGTGTACATACCGCCACAGGCGCCCTCGCCCGGACAGATGGCGCGCTCGATGATGTCGACGTCCTCGCGGGACATCAGCCCGCGGGCGCACGCACCGACGGCCTCGAAGGCGTCGATGATGGTGACTTCCTTCTCGGTGCCGTCGGTCAGCTTCGCGACGCCCGGCATGATCGAGCCGTTGTAGAAGAAGACGCTGGCCAGGTTCAGCCGGGCGGCCGCCATGAGCATGCCGGGGATCGACTTGTCGCAGCCGGCGAGCAGCACCGAGCCGTCCAGGCGCTCGGCCTGCATGACGGTCTCGACGCTGTCGGCGATGACCTCGCGCGACACCAGCGAGAAGTGCATGCCCTCGTGGCCCATCGAGATGCCGTCGGAGACGGAGATGGTGCCGAACTCCAGCGGGTAACCGCCGGCGGCGTGCACGCCCTCCTTGACCGACTGCGCCAGCCGCTGCAGCGACATGTTGCAGGGGGTGATCTCGTTCCACGACGACCCGACGCCGATCTGCGGCTTGACCCAGTCGTCGTCACCCATCCCTACCGCGCGCAGCATGCCGCGGGCTGCGGTTTTCTCGAGACCGTCGGTGACGTCGCGGCTGCGGGGCTTGATATCGGGCTGATCTGCAGACATGCAGGTAAGTATGCCGGTCGCTACCAAGTCAACTTGCATTGGATACCCCTAAGGGGTATGCGGTACGCTGGGCTTATGACGGCAGACGAGTCGGGGGCACCAGGGGGCCACCCTGAGGCCTCACGCGGCGATGCGCCGAAGGAAGCCCAACACGGCTATTCGCCGAACAAAGACAACTACGCCAAGCGGCTGCGGCGCGTCGAGGGACAGGTCCGCGGCATCGCCAAGATGATCGACGAGGACAAGTACTGCATCGACGTGTTGACGCAGATCAGCGCGGTCAACAGCGCCCTGCAGTCGGTCGCGCTGGCGCTGCTCGACGAGCACCTGGGGCACTGCGTGAGCCATGCGGTGGCCGTCGGCGGCGACGAGGCCGAGCAGAAGCTGGCCGAGGCCTCCGCGGCGATTGCGCGGCTCGTCCGGTCCTGACGCCGATCACAACGTTCGGCTGAGAGCGGCGATAACCGTATATACGTTCAACGACGCTCTCAGCCGGACGTTGTGATCGTGCCGCGACGCTAATGCCCGGCGACGACGTCCGACTCGTCGACCGTGACGGGTTCATCGGCCCCGGGTAACCGGGAGTACGCGGCGCACACCAGACCGAAGAACAGGTAGCCCAGGGCGACCTGTGGATTGGCCGCCCATGCCACCTCGGGTGCGTGGATGAGGCCGATGAAGGACAACGCCGCACCGACGGCCGACGCGATCGCCGCGTAGAGGAACTTCTTCTCCAGGATGAAGGTCACCATGGTGCCCAGGATCAGGCCGACGAGTACCGCGCCCTCGCCGAGCGTCTGCAGCCCCTGGTAGACCACGCCGGCGCCGTTGAGCTTGTCCAGGCCCACAGCTGAGGCCG encodes the following:
- a CDS encoding saccharopine dehydrogenase family protein, with product MRILALGGPGAMGAVAVRLAARLPGIDEIVVADRDGTAAHRLCGQLAEAPVRVRAAQVDVTDEAALRQLLDPADLVVNTVGPYYRFGVPVLRAAIATGTHYVDICDDWEPTVQMLELDETARAAGICAVIGMGASPGVSNLLAATAAAELDTVRDAYTAWPVDVPGAGGDGGEVLLGPDGRPSAAAVHWMLQSSGKICTVRGGQLTFERPLRPVGLTLPGGRRGTAYTVGHPEPITLRRTLGLTGEAVNLMVMRPQTLAYLDVLRRDTDRRRLTHETAALQFAKPNLLRYLRSLPLSVRSKGPGTLPPFFAAVSGTRAGRDCMVLTHLDLTGTAAGLFGDMARATGIPLALGLAQIVDGTARRPGVHPPDAVIDAPRFFADLARQLDRPAGRPLVIVEQDERA
- a CDS encoding DNA-binding transcriptional regulator, translated to MLRDDATIDAGALYDVAGELGMTDQQVRLCIKRLVADGQFVQDGRGRKAVLRATDELRSSITPDLDYLRLMYAQDRGDAPWDGRWHVVAFAVPESVRSARDAMRDAIVRLGGAAIQGGLYVSPNDWEREIAATAEQLAITDHVTTLTTTDLAVGGRAEPRAVADHLWPLHDIAERHRRLLAVAERALSALPDATPTAQLTTAIELAAEFTRALEADPLLPPELLPQPWIGVAARAKVAECWAELLKSEAPQRIRLFQWYSEVVAEVAARSSSAASV
- a CDS encoding ankyrin repeat domain-containing protein, translated to MASTLPTNPSLDKLRVEARQLQRADGIALHAAQFAVARRYGFTGWPALVHYLRLAADLSVDPGAVDEDALDPADRFCAWASLRYDESDAPPRWQAAAELLAGDPELVDRSIWAAAAASDPVALAEHLSTRPALANTGGGPFDWVPMMYLCYSRVPLGRSANDVLTAATLLLDAGADPNDGYLWCGMSTPFTLLTGVFGEGEQGPRRQPRHPYATELATLLLRRGAHPVDQQTLYNRMFRPDDSHLELLFAHGLADAGPSPWERRLGEAMETREQLWQRQIHWAAEHGFRDRLDLLARHGIDVSGVELVTQTFPDDPNARDDEGATPLHQAAWEGDLPLIRRLLAAGADPSLTDGRFESTPLQWAEHAYQTEAAELLRAATSATTSEYH
- the ilvD gene encoding dihydroxy-acid dehydratase gives rise to the protein MSADQPDIKPRSRDVTDGLEKTAARGMLRAVGMGDDDWVKPQIGVGSSWNEITPCNMSLQRLAQSVKEGVHAAGGYPLEFGTISVSDGISMGHEGMHFSLVSREVIADSVETVMQAERLDGSVLLAGCDKSIPGMLMAAARLNLASVFFYNGSIMPGVAKLTDGTEKEVTIIDAFEAVGACARGLMSREDVDIIERAICPGEGACGGMYTANTMASAAEALGMSLPGSASPVAIDKRRDEFARKSGEAVVEMLRRGITARDILTKEAFENAIAVVMAFGGSTNAVLHLLAIAREAEVELTLADFTRIGNKVPHLADVKPFGRHVMKDVDEIGGVPVVMRALLDAGLLHGDCLTVTGKTMAENLAHIAPPDPDGKVLRAMNNPIHPTGGITILHGSLAPEGAVVKSAGFDSDVFEGTARVFERERAALDALEDGTITHGDVVVIRYEGPKGGPGMREMLAITGAIKGAGLGKDVLLMTDGRFSGGTTGLCVGHIAPEAVDGGPIAFVRDGDRIRLDVANGKLDLLVDEAELASRREGFEPLPPRYKTGVLAKYTKLVQSAAVGAVCT
- a CDS encoding metal-sensitive transcriptional regulator; this encodes MTADESGAPGGHPEASRGDAPKEAQHGYSPNKDNYAKRLRRVEGQVRGIAKMIDEDKYCIDVLTQISAVNSALQSVALALLDEHLGHCVSHAVAVGGDEAEQKLAEASAAIARLVRS